A segment of the bacterium genome:
GGCCATCTTCGATACGATATCACAGCATCGCGCGGATCTTCTGTCGGCCACGCCTTCCTATCAGCCGAGCCCAGGCGTGGGCGAGAAGACCGAGTCGTCTTCGGCGGTCCCGCCTGTTTCGTCGGCGAGCCAGCCGATCATGCCCCCCAGCAGGCCGGCCTACAGTTCAACCCAAACGGCGTCTTCTGCAAGCCGGCCTGCTTCATCCGCGAGCGCCGGCCCGGTGATCACCGTGCCGTCGGTCGATTCGTCGGGGAACTCCGCGGGCGGCTCCAAGGGGTCGGGATCGAAGGGCGCCGTGGACGTGGATCTCGCATACTGAATCTGATCTCATGGCAGGAGCCCGATGGAAGAGCGAAGCCTAGGTTCGATACTCCTTGAAACCACAGCCCTCACCGAGGAGCAGCTGGAACAGGCCCTTGCCGTGCAGAGGGAGAGGGGCATCAAGCTCGGCGAGGCGCTGGTCCAACTCAAGTTCCTGCGCACAGAGGACGTGCTCAAGGCCCTTTCGATTCAGTTGGGGTTCCCTTACGAGAACAAGATAGAAGTGGATGCCATACCGCAGGACCTCATCGCCAACCTCCCCATCAACTACGCGAAGCAGAACGAGGTGCTGCCGCTGAGAAAGGAGCAGGGCGCGCTCGTGGTGGCGATCGCCGATCCGACCAACTTCTACGCGCTAGACGATCTGCGGATGCTCTTCGGGCTTGAGATAAAGCCGGTGATCGCCTCGTCGTACGAGATAGTGAACGCGATCAACGCCGTCTTCAACCGGGCGACCGGCGGCGGCGAGGAGGCGATGGGCGAGCTGGAGGAGGGCGGGGAGATCGCGGACGAGTTCAATGAGCCGGTCGATCTCCTGGACGCGGATGACGAGGCCCCCATCATCAGGCTCGTCAACACGCTTCTCTTCAGGGCCGTGAAGCAGAAGGCGAGCGATATCCACGTGGAGCCGTTCGAACGCGAACTGAAGATACGCTTCCGGATCAACGGAATACTCTACGACGTGATGACGCCCCCCAAGCGCGCGCAGAACGCCATAATATCCCGCGTGAAGGTCATGAGCCAACTCAACATCGCGGAGAAGCGCGTGCCTCAGGACGGCAGGATCAGGATCAAGATCGCCGGCAAGGACATCGACATCCGCGTCTCCACGATACCGACTGCGCACGGCGAGAGCGTGGTGATGAGGCTTCTGGACGCCTCCTCGGTTCTTCTGGACCTTGAGTCGCTGGGTTTTTCCAGGGGCAACCTGGAGATCTTCAAGGGGCTGCTGACCCACCATAACGGCATCGTCCTCGTCACCGGCCCCACCGGGTCGGGCAAGACCACTACGCTCTATTCGGCGCTGTCGAAGCTCAACACGAACGAGGTCAAGATCATCACCGTCGAGGACCCGGTCGAATATCAGCTCCACGGCGTGAACCAGATGCAGGTGAACCCCAAGATCGATCTCACGTTCGCCTCGGGCCTCCGCGCGTTTCTCAGGCAGGACCCGGACATAATCCTGGTGGGAGAGGTGCGCGACAAGGAGACGGCTGAGGTGGCGATACAAGCCTCTCTCACGGGCCATCTCGTGCTCTCCACGCTGCACACCAACGACGCCCCCAGTTCCATCACGAGGCTCGTGGACATGGGCGTGGAACCGTTCCTCGTGGCGTCGTCGGTGCTCGGCATCGTAGCGCAGCGCCTCCTCCGGACCGTCTGCCGCGACTGCGCCCGCAAGTACACGCCGGAAGAGGCGGAGCTGGCGCAGATAGGGCTTGCGCCCGCCGACCTCAAGGGGAGGCAGATATACAGGCCGGTCGGGTGCCCCATATGCCTCGAGACGGGCTATGCGGGGCGCGCGGGCATTCACGAGATACTTATGATCACCGATGCGATCAGGGCTGAGCTCATGAAGGGCTCGGACGCCGCGACCATAAAGAAGGTGGCGTTCGCACAGGGCATGATCACGCTGCGCCAGGACGCAGCCCAGAAAGTCATGCAGGGGATGACGACGATCGAAGAGGTTTTGCGAGTCACGCAGGAAGACAGCGGATAGGACGCGATGCCGGTATTCGAATACATAGGCATAGATGCCAAGGGGAAACGCGTCTCCGGCACGGTCGACGGCGAGCACGAGCGCGCCGCGCGGCAGAAGCTCAGGCGCATGGGCGTATTTCCCACCACGCTCGACGTCGAGGGCGAGTCCAAGCAGGGGGTCGGCCTCGGCATGCAGGTGAACGTGGGCAAGTACCTGCAGAGGGTCAAGCTCGCGGAAGTCGCGCTGATGACCCGCCAGCTCTCCACGCTGCTCGCCTCGAACATACAGCTGGTCGAGGCGCTCAACGCCCTCCTGGACCAGATAGAGAATCCGAAGCTGAAGAACATCCTCACCAAGGTCCGCGACCGCGTCACGGAGGGCAGCAAGCTCTCCGACGCGATGAAGGCGCACCCCAAGGTCTTCGGCGACATGTACACCAACATGATAAACGCGGGCGAGAGCAGCGGCGCGTTGGACATCGTCTGCGTGAGACTCGCGGACTTCATGGAGGGGCAGAGCAAGCTGCGCGGCAAGGTGGTCGGCGCGATGATCTATCCCGCGATAATGTCGGTCGTCGGCCTCGGACTCATGACGATGTTGCTCACCTTCGTGGTCCCCAAGGTCACCAAGATATTCGATGACGTGGGCGCTACGCTGCCGCTCCCCACGAAGATCCTCATGGGCGTGAGCAACGGGCTCACGAATTACTGGTACGTCTTCGTCATAGCGATCCCGGTCCTGATATACCTGGCCATGCGCTACGTGAAGACGCCGAAGGGAAAGGAATGGTGGGATCGCAAGATGCTCACGCTCCCGCTCTTCGGCCGGATAAACAGGCTCGTGATCGTGGCGCGTTTTTCGAGGACCCTCGCGACGCTGCTGGCCAGCGGCGTGCCGCTCCTGAACGCGCTGGATATCGTGAAAAATATCATCACGAACACGAAGCTTCGCGCGGTCATCGAGCAGACCCGCGACAACGTGCGCGAGGGCGCGTCCATAGCCGATCCGCTGAGGAAGAGCGGGGAGTTTCCGCCGCTGGTGACCCACATGATAGCGATCGGCGAGAAGACCGGCGATCTCGAGCGCATGCTGGAGAGGGTCGCGGACGCCTACGACGCGGACGTGGACACGACTCTCTCGACGCTCACCACGCTGCTCGAGCCGATCATGATACTCGTCATGGCGGGCGTGGTTTCTTTTATCGTGCTGTCGATATTGTTGCCGATCATGCAGCTCAACCAGCTCGGTTAAGTTTTTTCGCGGTTTGCGCCGGACGAATTTGCAGTTTACATATTGAGCGAAGATCGGCATTATACTTAGTCAATTCCTGAAAGCGATTTTCGACATGGATCTTGGGTTTTGAAAGGAGGGGGATGATGAAGAGGTTTTTGTCCGGCACGAGAGGTATGACCCTTATCGAGATCATGGTCGTGATCACGATCCTCGGGCTGATAGCGACGGTCGTCACGGTGAACGTCCTCGACAGGCTCGATGAGGCCAAGGTCGAGACCTCGAAGACGCAGATGAAGGGATTCGAGGAGGCTCTCGATCAGTTCCGCCGCGACAGCGGATTCTATCCTTCCACTGAACAGGGGCTCCAGGCGTTGATCGAGAAGCCGAGCATAGGCCGTATCCCCAAACGCTATCCGCCGAAGGGATATCTGAAGGGCGACAAGATTCCGCAGGACCCGTTCGGCTGCGATTATTCGTATTACAGCCCGGGACTCCAGGGCCACGACTATGAGATCTACTCCCTCGGCCGCGATTGCCAGGAAGGCGGAGAGGGCGTGGATGCGGACATAAGCTCTTTCGAAACGGCGGAGTGAGTCCGCAGGGCCCGGCTGCATGACGGCGCCTGTGTATGGCGCGATGCGGCCCTTATGAGGCGAAGCCGATCGGCCGCCCCGGTCTGAGTAATAGGCCAGGGCGGCCGTTTTGATTTGGGGGGAGCGAGTGAGGATGCCGTGCGTGCACAGGCGTCATGCGGGTTCGGCCTGCAGGTTGAAGCGGAGCCTCGGCTTTACTCTGCTGGAGATCGTGGTCTCGATGGCGGTCATAGGTCTCGTGCTGGGCGTGGTGATCAGCCGCATGGACACGATGCTGGACCTGGAGATGAAATCATCCTCCAAGAAACTCGCTACTGCTATCAGGTACCTCTATAACAAGGCCGCCACCGAAGGTCTCTACATAAAACTGGTGCTGGACATCGAGGAAAACTCCTACTGGGTCGAGGCGACATACGATCCCTTCGTGATTTCGATGGGCGAGGGCTCTTCGGTCGCGCCGAAGAAGGATGGATCGAAGAAATCCGAAGGTGAGG
Coding sequences within it:
- a CDS encoding type II secretion system protein, with amino-acid sequence MPCVHRRHAGSACRLKRSLGFTLLEIVVSMAVIGLVLGVVISRMDTMLDLEMKSSSKKLATAIRYLYNKAATEGLYIKLVLDIEENSYWVEATYDPFVISMGEGSSVAPKKDGSKKSEGEDAAEGDETEEDEEGETRIKPREPVFTQMETFLLKATKLPNSVFFKDVYVEHKPAGTSAGEEAIYFFPNGYVEHAIINLRDEDDETNYSLETNPINGRVSIEPEYRRMETK
- the gspE gene encoding type II secretion system ATPase GspE, whose product is MEERSLGSILLETTALTEEQLEQALAVQRERGIKLGEALVQLKFLRTEDVLKALSIQLGFPYENKIEVDAIPQDLIANLPINYAKQNEVLPLRKEQGALVVAIADPTNFYALDDLRMLFGLEIKPVIASSYEIVNAINAVFNRATGGGEEAMGELEEGGEIADEFNEPVDLLDADDEAPIIRLVNTLLFRAVKQKASDIHVEPFERELKIRFRINGILYDVMTPPKRAQNAIISRVKVMSQLNIAEKRVPQDGRIRIKIAGKDIDIRVSTIPTAHGESVVMRLLDASSVLLDLESLGFSRGNLEIFKGLLTHHNGIVLVTGPTGSGKTTTLYSALSKLNTNEVKIITVEDPVEYQLHGVNQMQVNPKIDLTFASGLRAFLRQDPDIILVGEVRDKETAEVAIQASLTGHLVLSTLHTNDAPSSITRLVDMGVEPFLVASSVLGIVAQRLLRTVCRDCARKYTPEEAELAQIGLAPADLKGRQIYRPVGCPICLETGYAGRAGIHEILMITDAIRAELMKGSDAATIKKVAFAQGMITLRQDAAQKVMQGMTTIEEVLRVTQEDSG
- the gspF gene encoding type II secretion system inner membrane protein GspF — translated: MPVFEYIGIDAKGKRVSGTVDGEHERAARQKLRRMGVFPTTLDVEGESKQGVGLGMQVNVGKYLQRVKLAEVALMTRQLSTLLASNIQLVEALNALLDQIENPKLKNILTKVRDRVTEGSKLSDAMKAHPKVFGDMYTNMINAGESSGALDIVCVRLADFMEGQSKLRGKVVGAMIYPAIMSVVGLGLMTMLLTFVVPKVTKIFDDVGATLPLPTKILMGVSNGLTNYWYVFVIAIPVLIYLAMRYVKTPKGKEWWDRKMLTLPLFGRINRLVIVARFSRTLATLLASGVPLLNALDIVKNIITNTKLRAVIEQTRDNVREGASIADPLRKSGEFPPLVTHMIAIGEKTGDLERMLERVADAYDADVDTTLSTLTTLLEPIMILVMAGVVSFIVLSILLPIMQLNQLG
- the gspG gene encoding type II secretion system major pseudopilin GspG gives rise to the protein MKRFLSGTRGMTLIEIMVVITILGLIATVVTVNVLDRLDEAKVETSKTQMKGFEEALDQFRRDSGFYPSTEQGLQALIEKPSIGRIPKRYPPKGYLKGDKIPQDPFGCDYSYYSPGLQGHDYEIYSLGRDCQEGGEGVDADISSFETAE